Proteins encoded in a region of the Clostridium beijerinckii genome:
- a CDS encoding Fur family transcriptional regulator: MDQIASVFKEKKLKLTPQRLAVYNYLINTTSHPSADVIYSDIHIQYPTMSLATVYKALKTLVDVGLIQEINVGEGNFRYDGNLLPHPHLQCLSCGRVDDFKDLSLDNLNALAKEHTDYQIVSNKVYFYGYCSNCK; the protein is encoded by the coding sequence ATGGATCAAATAGCTTCAGTTTTCAAAGAAAAAAAGCTAAAATTAACTCCTCAACGACTTGCAGTATATAACTATTTAATTAATACTACTTCTCATCCTTCAGCAGACGTTATTTATTCTGATATTCATATCCAATATCCAACTATGAGTTTAGCTACTGTATATAAAGCATTAAAAACATTAGTTGATGTAGGATTAATTCAAGAAATAAATGTTGGTGAAGGAAACTTTAGATATGATGGTAATTTATTACCTCATCCTCACTTACAATGCTTAAGTTGCGGAAGAGTAGATGATTTTAAAGATCTATCTCTAGATAATCTTAATGCTTTGGCAAAAGAGCATACTGATTATCAGATTGTTTCAAATAAGGTTTATTTTTATGGTTATTGTAGCAACTGCAAATAA
- a CDS encoding nicotinate phosphoribosyltransferase, with product MDNKSSFNVKDERNLTMLVDFYELTMGNGYFRKGLKDKIAYFDMFFRRIPDDGGYCIMAGVEQLIDYLSTLKFTDDDITYLRNKHAFSEEFLDYLRDFDFSCDVWAVPEGNPVFPNEPLVTVRGPVIQAQFLETMILLTINHQTLIATKANRICRAADGRPVMEFGSRRAQGYDGAIYGARAAIIGGCSSTACTMSDRMFNIPAVGTMAHSWVQLYDTEYDAFKAWAEIYPDDCVLLIDTYNVIKSGIPNAIKVFNEVLKPLGKRPRGIRIDSGDITYLTRKCRKMLDEAGYEDCGIVVSNSLDEHIIKDVLDQGACINSFGVGERLITAKSEPVFGGVYKLVALEGDNDIIPKIKISENEEKITNPGFKKIIRIFDKNSHKAIADLITLRDENINENEPLIIFDPIHTWKRKKIKNYYTKELQSPIFKSGKCVYKSPTVLEIKDFSKLETDKLWPEVLRFENPHTYYVDLSQNLWSLKHSLLHKYTNSYEAQE from the coding sequence ATGGATAATAAATCTAGTTTTAATGTTAAGGATGAACGAAATTTAACGATGTTAGTTGATTTTTATGAATTGACTATGGGTAATGGTTATTTCCGTAAAGGACTTAAAGACAAAATAGCATATTTTGACATGTTCTTTAGGCGAATCCCCGATGATGGCGGATACTGTATAATGGCTGGAGTTGAACAATTAATTGATTATTTAAGTACTTTAAAATTTACTGATGACGATATTACTTATCTAAGAAATAAACACGCCTTCTCCGAAGAATTTCTTGACTATCTAAGAGACTTCGATTTTAGTTGCGATGTTTGGGCTGTTCCAGAAGGAAACCCAGTATTTCCAAACGAACCTCTTGTAACTGTTCGTGGTCCCGTAATTCAAGCTCAATTCCTTGAAACAATGATTCTTTTAACAATAAATCATCAGACACTGATTGCCACAAAAGCTAATAGAATTTGTAGAGCAGCGGATGGGCGTCCTGTAATGGAATTTGGTTCAAGAAGAGCTCAAGGTTATGATGGTGCAATTTATGGTGCTAGAGCAGCTATTATAGGCGGATGTAGTTCAACAGCCTGCACTATGTCAGACAGAATGTTTAATATCCCTGCTGTTGGAACTATGGCTCATAGTTGGGTTCAATTATATGATACAGAATATGATGCTTTTAAAGCCTGGGCTGAAATTTATCCAGATGATTGTGTATTACTTATTGATACCTACAATGTCATAAAGTCAGGAATTCCAAATGCAATAAAAGTATTTAATGAAGTTTTAAAACCTCTTGGCAAGAGACCTCGTGGCATAAGAATAGATTCTGGCGATATTACTTATCTAACAAGAAAATGCAGAAAGATGTTAGATGAAGCTGGATATGAAGATTGTGGAATTGTAGTTTCTAACTCTCTTGATGAGCATATTATAAAAGATGTATTAGATCAAGGTGCATGTATAAACTCTTTTGGAGTTGGTGAGCGACTTATAACTGCTAAGTCAGAACCAGTTTTTGGCGGCGTTTATAAATTAGTTGCATTGGAAGGTGATAATGACATTATCCCTAAAATTAAAATAAGCGAAAATGAAGAAAAAATAACAAATCCAGGTTTTAAGAAGATAATAAGAATATTTGATAAAAACTCTCACAAGGCCATTGCGGATTTAATTACTTTAAGAGATGAAAACATTAACGAGAATGAACCATTAATAATATTCGACCCTATTCATACATGGAAGAGAAAAAAAATCAAGAACTATTACACTAAAGAACTTCAATCACCAATATTCAAAAGTGGAAAGTGCGTGTATAAATCTCCTACAGTTTTAGAAATAAAAGATTTTTCAAAACTTGAAACTGATAAGCTGTGGCCTGAAGTACTTAGATTTGAAAATCCTCATACTTATTATGTTGATTTATCACAAAATTTATGGTCTTTAAAACATTCTCTTCTTCATAAATATACAAACTCTTATGAAGCACAAGAGTAA
- a CDS encoding ATP-dependent helicase: MGYDLDKYQMDAVKAEEKNVLIVAAPGSGKTTVIINRVDYLVKHKRVANGNIIVITFTKAAAQNMKNRYVSKFNTNSSPFFGTFHGLFYKILLRCGRNIDIIDGAVVHKIVSNILGKYFDEVNEDKIKEAINNISLYKTSRVPLNEFKPSIAKEIFEEALEKYEEYKREHNKRDFDDLAIEVLDLLKNDKNMLLSYRKLFKYVLVDEFQDCDEMQIDFLRLINEGEDNNLFAVGDEDQCIYSFRGSKPEYMVNFDKIFIGGKKYYLSINYRSRMNIVDKSKAVIGYNEKRNNKDIKWNKECDGIVKWFNPYNEKMQAESLTDIVINNKTLGINYEENAVLYRTNIESMSIIDVLTKRKIPFTLLDREYNFFEHFICRDLISYLRLSVDEFDRNSFLQIINRPFRYISKGNLFYIKNYDREESPFTIMISKDDTPPFQKKKLDELRKDINYLNKISLSSAIAYIVMDLGYRDYLQEYANKFNQSFEDLEDIIEEFKLSAEGYKTIFEFLEHIEEVKQSIEESKRKTKREGVILSTIHGVKGMEFKNVYVINCVEETIPHSNSIKDNIEEERRLFYVGITRAIDNLYLFSPRSRKGQFKDVSRFIIEGKLNDMPVDTYGYEIGNKVAHRTYGIGEIAGFDENDKDKIKLKFDDGIFRSFSLKILVDNNLISKC; the protein is encoded by the coding sequence GTGGGGTACGATCTTGATAAATATCAGATGGATGCAGTAAAGGCAGAAGAAAAAAATGTCTTGATAGTTGCAGCACCTGGATCTGGAAAAACTACGGTTATAATAAATAGAGTTGATTATCTAGTAAAGCATAAAAGAGTAGCTAATGGAAATATAATAGTAATTACATTTACAAAAGCTGCAGCTCAGAATATGAAGAATAGATATGTATCTAAATTCAATACGAACAGTTCACCATTTTTTGGGACATTCCATGGATTATTTTATAAGATACTTTTGAGATGTGGAAGAAATATCGATATAATTGATGGAGCCGTTGTTCACAAAATAGTTAGTAATATTTTAGGCAAATACTTTGATGAAGTTAATGAAGATAAGATTAAAGAAGCAATAAATAACATTTCTTTGTATAAAACTTCAAGAGTTCCTCTAAATGAGTTTAAGCCATCAATTGCAAAAGAAATTTTTGAAGAAGCATTAGAAAAATATGAAGAGTATAAAAGAGAACATAATAAAAGAGATTTTGATGATCTAGCTATAGAAGTATTAGATCTGCTAAAGAATGATAAGAATATGTTGTTGTCTTATAGGAAATTATTCAAGTATGTTTTAGTTGATGAATTTCAAGATTGTGATGAAATGCAAATAGATTTCTTAAGGTTAATAAATGAGGGGGAAGATAATAATCTTTTTGCAGTGGGAGATGAAGATCAATGTATTTATTCTTTTAGAGGGTCAAAGCCAGAGTATATGGTTAACTTTGATAAAATATTTATAGGTGGGAAAAAATATTATTTATCTATAAATTATAGAAGTAGAATGAATATAGTTGATAAATCAAAAGCTGTAATAGGCTATAATGAAAAGCGAAATAATAAAGATATAAAATGGAATAAAGAGTGTGATGGCATTGTTAAGTGGTTTAATCCATATAATGAAAAGATGCAGGCAGAAAGTTTGACTGATATAGTTATAAATAATAAAACTTTAGGAATTAATTATGAAGAAAATGCAGTATTGTATAGGACTAATATAGAGTCTATGTCTATTATTGATGTATTAACTAAAAGAAAGATTCCATTTACGCTACTTGATAGAGAATATAATTTTTTTGAGCATTTTATTTGTAGAGATTTAATCTCATACTTAAGATTAAGTGTAGATGAGTTCGATAGAAATAGTTTCTTGCAAATAATAAATAGGCCTTTCAGATATATAAGTAAGGGAAATTTATTTTATATAAAAAATTATGATAGAGAAGAAAGTCCATTCACTATAATGATTAGCAAAGATGATACACCACCATTTCAAAAGAAAAAACTCGATGAGCTAAGAAAGGATATAAACTATTTAAATAAGATATCTTTATCATCAGCAATCGCATATATAGTAATGGATTTAGGATATAGAGATTATCTTCAGGAATATGCTAATAAATTTAATCAAAGTTTTGAGGATTTAGAAGATATAATAGAAGAATTTAAATTATCAGCAGAAGGATATAAAACTATATTTGAATTTCTAGAACATATAGAGGAAGTAAAACAAAGTATAGAGGAAAGTAAAAGAAAAACTAAGAGAGAAGGCGTTATCTTAAGTACTATACACGGTGTGAAAGGAATGGAGTTTAAAAATGTCTATGTTATAAATTGTGTAGAAGAAACAATCCCACATTCAAATAGTATAAAAGATAATATAGAAGAGGAGAGAAGGCTTTTCTATGTTGGAATAACTAGGGCAATAGATAACCTTTATCTATTTTCTCCGAGAAGCAGGAAAGGCCAATTTAAGGATGTTTCGAGGTTTATTATCGAAGGAAAATTAAATGATATGCCAGTTGATACTTATGGATACGAGATTGGAAATAAAGTAGCCCATAGAACGTATGGTATTGGAGAGATTGCTGGATTTGATGAAAATGACAAAGATAAGATTAAATTGAAGTTTGATGATGGAATTTTTAGAAGTTTTTCTTTGAAAATTTTGGTTGATAACAATTTAATATCAAAATGTTAA
- a CDS encoding arabinose ABC transporter substrate-binding protein: MNKKILLVVIIILSSFAFSCDTTTSKQSLKKSDLVIAVIYKTLDEAWFQEESEAAKKKALAMGAKDVITIDAKMNPDVYLSALDNLITQKVDGILICVPDQKLSKITIDRCKKSNIAVIACDDPLTDDEGNYIAPFVGIDSNQIGRDMTSLMVDYLEKNNKLSDPNSSGLLLMSMDSVSSCIPRTEGQLETFKNKLPSFPRENIFQAEYNGQSEKSFYSAASTITSNKNIKNWFVMSANEAGTIGAIKALDQSGLAENSVAVGVGGYVAKDEFQKENSPLIASAYISATEVGEIAAQELMENLLLNKNIPDKYLVKDKVITKDNYKNLVIK, encoded by the coding sequence ATGAATAAGAAAATACTTTTAGTTGTAATAATAATTTTATCTAGTTTTGCTTTCTCTTGTGATACTACAACTTCTAAACAGAGCTTAAAAAAATCTGATTTAGTTATTGCTGTTATTTACAAAACTTTAGATGAAGCTTGGTTTCAGGAAGAAAGTGAAGCTGCTAAAAAGAAAGCTTTGGCTATGGGAGCAAAAGATGTAATTACTATAGATGCTAAAATGAATCCTGATGTGTATTTATCTGCTTTGGATAATTTAATTACTCAAAAAGTAGATGGTATATTAATATGCGTTCCTGATCAAAAATTAAGTAAGATCACTATAGATAGATGTAAGAAATCAAACATTGCTGTTATAGCCTGCGATGATCCTCTCACTGATGATGAAGGTAATTATATTGCACCATTTGTTGGAATAGATTCTAATCAAATCGGAAGGGATATGACTAGTCTCATGGTTGATTATTTAGAAAAGAATAATAAATTAAGTGATCCTAATTCTTCAGGACTTCTGCTTATGTCAATGGATTCTGTATCTAGTTGCATACCTAGAACTGAAGGACAATTAGAAACATTTAAAAATAAACTTCCAAGCTTTCCAAGAGAAAATATTTTTCAAGCTGAATATAATGGACAATCAGAAAAAAGTTTTTATTCTGCTGCCTCAACTATAACCTCTAATAAAAATATAAAAAATTGGTTTGTCATGTCTGCAAATGAAGCTGGCACCATTGGTGCAATAAAAGCACTGGATCAATCTGGTCTTGCAGAAAATTCTGTTGCTGTAGGGGTAGGTGGATATGTAGCAAAGGATGAATTTCAAAAAGAAAACTCTCCTCTTATAGCTTCCGCATACATAAGTGCTACAGAAGTTGGAGAAATCGCAGCTCAGGAACTTATGGAGAATCTTTTACTTAATAAAAATATTCCTGATAAATATTTGGTAAAAGATAAAGTGATTACAAAAGATAATTATAAAAATCTTGTGATTAAATAA